A single window of Sphaerodactylus townsendi isolate TG3544 linkage group LG03, MPM_Stown_v2.3, whole genome shotgun sequence DNA harbors:
- the LOC125427682 gene encoding steroid 21-hydroxylase: MLSTALFLLAFAAVALFCWWHARRFWGKACGGLPGPWALPFIGNLSHLLQPSLPIHFLKLSELYGPIYRLRFGNTDVVVLNSSDLIREALMRKWTDFAGRPYSFIASLISMGGRDLTLGDYTPAWRLQRKLTHTAFHRCLRGDMEQIVSNRARLLCQVFHGYRGEAVDVARDFSLNACQVISAMMFGPLDDSAVKEIHDYAIELVERWSAVSVQVLDFLPILRIFPNAALRKLLSCVAKRDAFVLDITKKHQETCHPLKTQYMVDHMLQFLHEHAASERKDVGLSPEHVHMAIVDLFIGGTETTAALLTWTVAFLLHHPEIQEQIHDEIVTVIGLDRDPSYSDREHLPYLRATITESLRLRPSAPLAVPHAATRDTSLSGFHIPKGTTVIPNLYGAHHDESKWDRPLEFRPERFLESDAVSREAQRQLLPFSCGARGCLGETLARMESFLFLAHTLRDFRMLPPQTGCLPDLTGQFGTVVHCKPFAVRLVPRRAEPKE, translated from the exons ATGCTCAGCACTGCTCTTTTCCTCTTGGCGTTCGCGGCCGTGGCCCTGTTTTGCTGGTGGCATGCCAGACGGTTCTGGGGGAAGGCTTGTGGGGGGCTGCCGGGCCCATGGGCCCTACCCTTCATTGGGAACCTCTCCCACCTGCTCCAGCCCAGCCTGCCTATCCACTTCCTCAAGTTAAGCGAGCTATACGGACCCATCTACCGCCTCCGCTTTGGCAATACAG ACGTCGTTGTGCTGAACAGTTCGGATCTAATCCGGGAGGCGCTGATGCGGAAATGGACTGACTTTGCTGGACGCCCTTATAGCTTTATTG CCAGTCTTATTTCGATGGGTGGCAGGGACCTGACCTTGGGTGACTACACACCGGCCTGGCGACTGCAAAGGAAGCTGACTCACACGGCCTTTCATCGCTGCCTGCGGGGAGACATGGAGCagattgtcagcaaccgagctcgGCTTCTCTGCCAG GTTTTCCATGGTTACAGAGGAGAAGCCGTCGATGTGGCCCGTGATTTTTCCTTGAATGCCTGCCAGGTCATCTCTGCCATGATGTTTGGGCCTTTG GATGATTCTGCTGTTAAAGAAATTCATGACTACGCCATTGAACTGGTAGAAAGATGGAGTGCTGTTTCTGTACAGGTTCTGGATTTTCTCCCTATTCTTCGG ATCTTCCCCAATGCTGCTTTGCGGAAGCTTCTGTCCTGCGTTGCGAAGCGTGATGCCTTTGTCCTGGACATAACGAAGAAACATCAG GAAACCTGTCATCCCCTGAAAACACAGTACATGGTGGACCACATGCTGCAGTTCCTTCATGAGCACGCTGCCAGTGAGCGGAAGGATGTGGGCCTCTCGCCAGAGCATGTCCACATGGCCATCGTCGATCTGTTCATTGGGGGAACGGAGACGACTGCTGCCTTGCTCACGTGGACCGTGGCATTTCTGCTGCACCATCCAGAG ATTCAGGAACAAATCCACGATGAGATAGTGACTGTCATAGGTCTTGATCGTGACCCTTCCTACAGTGACCGGGAGCATTTGCCCTACCTGAGAGCCACCATCACAGAATCTTTGCGCCTGCGTCCTTCGGCACCCCTCGCTGTGCCTCATGCAGCTACTCGAGATACCAG CCTGTCTGGTTTTCACATCCCAAAGGGCACAACCGTCATCCCAAATCTCTATGGAGCCCACCACGACGAAAGCAAATGGGATCGCCCTCTGGAGTTCAGACCAG AGAGATTCCTAGAGAGCGATGCCGTTTCTCGTGAGGCCCAGCGGCAGCTGCTCCCCTTCAGCTGCGGAGCTCGCGGCTGCCTGGGAGAAACCTTGGCTCGCATGGAGTCGTTCCTCTTCCTTGCACACACCTTGCGGGATTTCCGGATGTTGCCCCCACAGACAGGATGCCTCCCTGACCTCACGGGACAGTTTGGGACTGTTGTGCACTGCAAGCCGTTCGCAGTTCGCCTGGTGCCCAGAAGGGCTGAGCCCAAAGAATGA